Part of the Varibaculum massiliense genome is shown below.
CCAGACCTCCATCTCGCCGAAACGCTGCCCACCGAACTGGGCTTTACCACCCAGGGGCTGCTGCGTAATCATCGAGTAAGGCCCGGTAGAACGAGCGTGAATCTTGTCATCTACCAGGTGGTGTAGCTTCAGCATGTACTTGTAGCCCACCGAAATCGGGTAGGGGAACGGTTCGCCGCTGCGCCCATCGAACAGGCGAGCTTTACCGTCCGCATTGATGAGGCGATCCCCATCCGCGTTCGGGCGGGTGCATCCGAGCAGTCCGGTCAGCACGTCTTCTTCCACACCGTCGAATACCGGGGTGGCCACCTTTTGACCGGCAGGAGCCGATAGACCTTCCTTGGGAAGTTTCTCAATCCACTTGGCGCCCTCTTCTGCCAGCAGGGAAGTATCCCAACCCTGGTGAGCGATCCAGCCCAAGTGGAACTCCAAAACCTGCCCGATGTTCATACGACCAGGCACACCCATGGGGTTCAAAATAATGTCAACCGGGGTGCCGTCCTCTAAGAAGGGCATATCCTCGATCGGTAGAATCTTGGAAACCACACCCTTGTTACCGTGACGACCAGCCATTTTATCGCCAATGGTGATTTTGCGACGCTGCGCAACATAAACGCGCACCATCTGTTTAACACCGGGAGGTAGTTCGTCGTCCTCGTCGTTAAACTCGCGAACCCCGATCACGATCCCGGATTCACCGTGAGGAACCCGCAGCGAGGTGTCCCGCACTTCCCGGGCTTTCTCGCCAAAGATAGCGCGCAGCAGGCGTTCTTCACTGGTCAGCTCGGTTTCACCCTTGGGGGTAACTTTTCCGACCAGGATATCGCCAGCTTGCACCTCGGCGCCGATGCGGATAATACCGCGTTCGTCGAGGTCAGCGAGGGCGTCCTCGGAGATATTCGGAATATCGCGAGTGATTTCTTCCAGCCCCAGCTTGGTTTCGCGGGCATCGATTTCGTGTTCTTCAATATGGATCGAAGTGAGCACGTCATCTTGGACTACCCGGCGGGAAAGAATAATCGCGTCCTCGTAGTTGAGGCCTTCCCACGACATATAGGCAACCAGCAGGTTCTTACCCAAGGCCAGTTCGCCATGATCGGTTGCCGGACCGTCAGCGATTAGCTGCCCAACCTCAACCCGGTCACCGGCGGCGACCCGTACATGCTGGTTGTAGCAGTTGCCCGGGTTGGAGCGGTGGAACTTGTCCAGGTTATAGGTGAAGTAGGAGCCGTCATCGCACATGATTTGTACGTGTGCGGCATCGGCTTCTACTACTACCCCGGCGTGTTCGCTGATTAATGCTTCCCCGGCGTCCATAGCGGTGCGCCGTTCCATGCCGGTACCAACTAGCGGAGCCTCGGTGGTTAGCAGCGGAACCGCTTGGCGCTGCATATTGGCACCCATAAGGGCGCGGTTGGCGTCATCGTGTTCCAGGAACGGAATCAGGGCGGCGGCTACCGAAGTCATTTGCCGCGCCGAAACGTCCATGAAGTCTACTTCTTCGCGCCGCATTTCCTGCGGGTCTTCCCCGGCAATCCGGCACAGCACCAGTTCTTCCGCGAAAGAACCGTCATCGTTTAGGGGAGCCGAAGCCTGGGCGATATTGTAACCGGCCTCTTCATCAGCACTTAGATAGTGAACCTCGTCGGTGACTTTTCCATCTTTAACCACGCGATAGGGGGTTTCAATGAAACCGAAGGAGTTCAAGCGCGCATAAGTCGCCAGCGAACCGATCAGACCAATGTTCGGGCCTTCCGGAGATTCGATCGGGCACATCCGGCCGTAGTGGGAGGGGTGCACGTCACGAACTTCCATGCCGGCGCGGTCACGAGAAAGACCGCCCGGACCGAGCGCAGACAAACGCCGCTTGTGGGTTAGCCCCGATAGCGGGTTGTTTTGATCCATGAACTGCGACAGCTGCGAAGTTCCAAAGAATTCTTTGATCGCGGCCACTACCGGGCGGATGTTAATCAGGGACTGGGGAGTGATTGCCTCCGCATCCTGAGTGGTCATCCGTTCGCGTACCACCCGCTCCATCCGGGAAAGTCCGGTGCGGATTTGCGCCTGGATTAGTTCCCCAACTGCGCGAATCCGGCGGTTACCGAAGTGGTCAATATCGTCGGTTTCTACCCGCAGGTCGACGATTTCGCCGTCCTCGTTGGTAGCAGACACCGTCTGGTCACCCTTTTGCAGCGCCAACAGGTATTTGAAACCGGCAACAATATCGTCCAGCGTCAAAGTCGAGGTATGAATATCGCTGTTCAAACCCAGTTTACGGTTGACCTTGTAGCGACCAACTTTGGCCAGGTCGTAGCGCTTGGGGTTGAAGTAGAAGCCTTCAATCAGGTTGCGTCCGGCTTCGGCACTGGCCGGTTCACCGGGGCGAATCTTCCGGTAAATGTCTGCCCGCGCGTCATCGGTGGACTGAATATTGTCCGAATCCTTTTCCAAGGTGGAAAGCATAATCGGGTAGTCCTGGAACTCTTCGCGGATTTCTTCCGCAGTCATTCCCAGGGCGCGCAAGAACACGGTACCGGACTGTTTGCGGCGCCGGTCGATGCGGATTCCCACATTTTCCCGTTTATCGATTTCCAGCTCTAGCCATGCTCCTCGAGAGGGAATGAACTTGCAGCCGTAAATGTCCTTATCAGAGGTCTTGTCCGCGACTTTCTCGAAATAAACACCGGGAGAGCGTACCAACTGGGAGACGACCACCCGCTCGGTGCCGTTAATAATGAAAGTTGCCCGCGGGGTCATTAGCGGGAAATCCCCCATGAACACGGTCTGAGATTTGATCTCGCCGGTGTTTTCATTCATGTATTCCGCAGTAACGAAGATGGGAGCCGCATAGGTGTAATCCTTGGCTTTACATTCTTCGATGGAATACTTCGGGGGCTCGAACTTGGGGTCAGAAAACGACAGCGACATAGAGCCGGCAAAGTCCTGGATGGGGGAAATCTCTTCAAAAATTTCCTCTAAACCAGAAAGCACCGGATCGGTGCGATGGGTCGCTTTCGCTTTTTCTTCTGCACTCTCGCGCCACTGAGGGGTGCCTAAGAGCCATTCAAAGGATTTTCTTTGAATGTCTAGCAGATTCGGGGGAGCCATAACTTCCTGCAGTTTTGCAAACGACAGGCGAGAGGGCTTATTGGCAGATGCGGTTTCAGCAGCCAAAAGGATTCCTTCCGGACGACGTAACTTCGCGCGTATTTCTGGTTTCCGGCCCCTTCCGGGCGCTGGTTGCTTCGTGACCGCCTTGCGCATTTTAGAGACGAATCAGCAGACCAGACCACATCGGGCTACGGCAAACGCAAGTATTAATGCTAGTTTGAAACCGCTGATTATGCCACATAGGGGGCGAGGACGTGCGCATTTTCACAGCTTTTTTAGATTTTTTGCGGATAGTTTTTGTCACTCGCCACTTTTGGGAGCCCCCACGTGCTTTCCTGGTGCCTATTGATCCGTATTTTCTTGCCCAAGCGTGAAGTCTGCTTCGTGTTCGTGGGCAACTAACTTCGCCAGTTCACCTGCCTGCGACAGCACCTGCCCCGGAGCGCCCTGTTCTACTAGCTCGCCCCGCGATAGCACCAACACCTGGTCAGCTTCCTCCACCTGTCGCAAGGTATGAGTGATTTCAATAATGGTGGCTTGCGGGCGAAGCTCGCGCACCCGGAGACGCAGCCTCTGCGCTAACGCCGCCTCTAAATGGGCGGTGAACTCATCTAACACCAACACTGGATAGTCGGTAAGCAACGCCCTCGCCAAAGAGAGCCTTTGCCGCTGCCCCCCAGATAACGCCCCGCCATGTTTTCCAACCCGGGTATTTAAACCGGCAGGTAAATCCACAATCGCCTGATCCAGTTCCACAATCTTCAGCACCTGCCAGAGCTGTTCTTCATCGG
Proteins encoded:
- the rpoB gene encoding DNA-directed RNA polymerase subunit beta, which encodes MAAETASANKPSRLSFAKLQEVMAPPNLLDIQRKSFEWLLGTPQWRESAEEKAKATHRTDPVLSGLEEIFEEISPIQDFAGSMSLSFSDPKFEPPKYSIEECKAKDYTYAAPIFVTAEYMNENTGEIKSQTVFMGDFPLMTPRATFIINGTERVVVSQLVRSPGVYFEKVADKTSDKDIYGCKFIPSRGAWLELEIDKRENVGIRIDRRRKQSGTVFLRALGMTAEEIREEFQDYPIMLSTLEKDSDNIQSTDDARADIYRKIRPGEPASAEAGRNLIEGFYFNPKRYDLAKVGRYKVNRKLGLNSDIHTSTLTLDDIVAGFKYLLALQKGDQTVSATNEDGEIVDLRVETDDIDHFGNRRIRAVGELIQAQIRTGLSRMERVVRERMTTQDAEAITPQSLINIRPVVAAIKEFFGTSQLSQFMDQNNPLSGLTHKRRLSALGPGGLSRDRAGMEVRDVHPSHYGRMCPIESPEGPNIGLIGSLATYARLNSFGFIETPYRVVKDGKVTDEVHYLSADEEAGYNIAQASAPLNDDGSFAEELVLCRIAGEDPQEMRREEVDFMDVSARQMTSVAAALIPFLEHDDANRALMGANMQRQAVPLLTTEAPLVGTGMERRTAMDAGEALISEHAGVVVEADAAHVQIMCDDGSYFTYNLDKFHRSNPGNCYNQHVRVAAGDRVEVGQLIADGPATDHGELALGKNLLVAYMSWEGLNYEDAIILSRRVVQDDVLTSIHIEEHEIDARETKLGLEEITRDIPNISEDALADLDERGIIRIGAEVQAGDILVGKVTPKGETELTSEERLLRAIFGEKAREVRDTSLRVPHGESGIVIGVREFNDEDDELPPGVKQMVRVYVAQRRKITIGDKMAGRHGNKGVVSKILPIEDMPFLEDGTPVDIILNPMGVPGRMNIGQVLEFHLGWIAHQGWDTSLLAEEGAKWIEKLPKEGLSAPAGQKVATPVFDGVEEDVLTGLLGCTRPNADGDRLINADGKARLFDGRSGEPFPYPISVGYKYMLKLHHLVDDKIHARSTGPYSMITQQPLGGKAQFGGQRFGEMEVWAMEAYGAAYSLQELLTVKSDDITGRVKVYEAIVKGEDIPEPGIPESFRVLIQEMRSLCLNVEALDAEDNVVSLAEDDDGAERASEELGINIGSRPNPNVSLEEI